From the genome of Trypanosoma brucei brucei TREU927 chromosome 11 chr11_scaffold01 genomic scaffold, whole genome shotgun sequence:
TCCGTCCTCCCATCTGGCCACGTGCGGCGTACAATCATGGGGATCCGCCCTTGCAACAACTCCAACTTAGTAATATGAATAGGATCGACGGATGCCGCAAATGGGTCGGCACAACCCTCCGCCAACTCAAGTGAATTTCCCGTTCCACATCCATTTTGACTATCCAGGAGAACAGACGTTCCATTCACAATTTGGCGTGCCCTCTCGCCAATAATACGTGCCACCTCGTATTTTGTGAGGTACACACTGCTTTTCCGATCCTTAAGAGGAGTAATGAGCAAAGCATCGGGAACATCTCCCATTTCCCCAACATACGAAACAATATCCGACTGTATCATACCTATGCTCTCACCTTCGCCGCGTACAAGACAAAAGAGATATGATCGAATGTCCCAATTGTGTCAATactgaagggggaaaaaaaagtaaaataaattttaaaatatgGTCCATCATAattagtatacacacacatacacatgcaCGTactttctaaaaaaaaaagaagaatagtgTTGTAAAACTTCAACGGTGTACGGTAGCGAGAGAAGGTAGACTTTCCGAAATGTTAAGACTAGCCCCCAGATCTCTCAGGTACAAATACTTCAACTCGTTCCTCCACACCATCCAACGCGATATTAAGAGAAAAACGGTCTAACGGCGACAATGAGCACAGCTGAACAACTCCCATCCGAGGTGTTGAGTCATCAAAAGTGTCCGCCGCCAACTTTCGCAAGTGCGATGccacatttttaaaaaaataactgaGGTATTGCTCCCAGGAACTGCATCGTTCAACT
Proteins encoded in this window:
- a CDS encoding DNA-directed RNA polymerase subunit, putative → MIQSDIVSYVGEMGDVPDALLITPLKDRKSSVYLTKYEVARIIGERARQIVNGTSVLLDSQNGCGTGNSLELAEGCADPFAASVDPIHITKLELLQGRIPMIVRRTWPDGRTENIPVNELKVDKMLLDVQH